GCGCTCGACGGCGGCGACGGCGATCTCGCCCGCGAGGTCGTCGAGGGCGACGCCGAAATCAACCGGCGATATCTCGACCTCGAACGCGACTGCATCGACCTGCTGGCGCTCCAACAACCCGTCGCGGGCGACCTGCGCTTTATCGCGGCGTCGTTCAAGATCCTCACCGATCTCGAACGGATCGCCGACCTCGCCGCCAATCTCGCCGGCTACGCGCTCGATCTCGACCGCGAGACGTACCCCGACGTTGATCTCCAGCGCGTCGGCGCGCTGACAGTCGAGATGGTCGAGGACGCCATGGCAGCCTACGCCGACGACGATGTCGAGGCGTGCCGGGCGATCGCGGAGCGAGACGACGAGGTCGACGCGCGCTGTGAGCGCGCTAGCCAGCGCATCGTCCGGGATCTCCTCGAACGCGAGTTCGACGCCGGCGACACCGACGATCTGCTCGGCGATGTCTCGGCGTTCTTGCTGACGATCCGTGATCTCGAACGCGTCGGCGACCACGCCGTCAACGTCGCTGCACGAACGCTGTACGCAGTCGAAAACGACGACGAACTGATCTACTGAACTCCGACAGATGACAGCTACTACGCCATGACGACGAACGGAACCAACGAGCCGATCGAGCGAAAGGTCCAGCTCACCGGCGGTTCGACGTACACTATCTCCTTGCCGAAGGAGTGGGCGACCGACAACGGCGTCGAAACCGGGACACCGCTGGACATCTACGCGGCCGACGACCGGATCGTCGCCGCGCGAAAGTCCGGTGCGGAGGGCCGTACCGTCGAGATCGACGCGGGCGACTGTACGCCCGACGCGCTGGGCGATACGGTGTTGACGGCCTATGTCGCGGGCTACGACGAGATCGTTCTCACCAGCCCGATCGAGTTCGACGCCGAGCGTCGGCGTGCCGTCCGCGCTGCGGTGACCCGCCTCGTCGGCGTCGAGATCCAGTCCCAGACGCCGACTCGTATCGAGATCCGGAGCCTGCTCGACGGCGCCGAGGTGTCGCTGCGCCAGACGGTCGTCCAGATGCGCCTGACCGCCCTGACGATGCACGAGGACGCCGTCCGCGCAGTCGTCGAGGGCGACGCCGATCTCGCCCGGCGCGTGATCGACCAAGACGACGACGTGGATCGGCTGTTCGGACTGGTGAGCCGCCAGTTCCACCGCGGGCTGGCCGACTTCCGGGCCGCGGTCGCGTTCGACGTCGATCGGCTCGACGCCTTCGCGTACTACCGTATCGCCCGCCAGCTAGAGCGCATCGCCGACCACGCCGAGAAGATCGCTGGCGTCGCCGAGCGCCGGTCGGAGGCGCCCCCGGCGGATCTGGGCGACGAACTGACCGACCTCGGCGAGCGCGCCCGCGAGATCGTCCGGACGGCGCTGGACGAACAACTCGACGACCCCTCGCTGTCGGGCCTGCAGGACGCCGACGCGCGCCGGGACGCCGTCCTCGACGACGCCTCGGGGATCGACCGGCGCCTCTACGACGGCGATGTCGAGGAGGCGCACCTGCTGGCGACGGTGCTCGACAGCGTTCGGCGGACCGCCGAGTACGGCGCCAACGTCGCCGAGATGGGACTCCAGTCCGCGCTACGCACCACCGACACCGAGGGCGCCGACGAGGACGCCCTGTCGAGTTGAGCGCCACCGAGGACGCCCTGTCGACCGACACGCTCCCCGCTGTGCCCTCCCCACTGTCTTCTTCCTACTCCCCGATCGAGACCACCAGCACCGTCCGTTCGGCGTCCTCGACGACGCGCTCGGTGACGCTGCCGAGGTTCTCTAACCGGTCCCGCCCGGTCCGGCCGTGGGTGCCGATGGCGATCAGATCGGCATCGTTCTCCTCGGCGTAGGACAGGATCTCCTTGTGGGGCGTCCCGTCGGCGATCGCCGTCGTGAACTCGACGCCGGCGTCGTCCAGTCGCTCCTCGACGCGCTCGATGGCGTCCTCGGCTTGCCCGCGTAGCGTGGCCATCACGTCGTCGCGCTCCTCGTCCTCGGCGGCGAGGTAGACCCGTCGGTCGATCACCGAGAGCGCGTGCAGCCGGGCGTCGTGATTGTCGGCGATCTCGATGGCGTGGTCCAGCGTCTGTTCGGTCCCGTCGCTCCCGTCGGTCGGCACCAGAATGTCGTCGTACATCGTCTCGCCCCGTATGGTTTGTCAGCCCGTGGCATAAACCCCATGCCGTCGCGGGGCACGGCGGCAGAGTGCCCCGACCACCGTCGGCGGGCGCTCGCCTCGCTCCTATGGACCAAGCAACTTTGTCCCCGGCCACGTACCCCACGCCATGCGAGTCGCACTTCTGGCGCACGAGCGATTCCCCGACGACGCCAAGACCGCGCTCGGCATCCTCCGGTACGCCGAGCACGACGTGGCCGCGGTGCTGGATCGAGATACCGCCGGGACGCGGGTCAACGAGCACGTTCCAGACGTGCAGGACGCACCGATCGTCTCGGATATCGACGCCGTCGACGCGCCGATCGACGCGCTGATCGTCGGCGTCGCCCCGATCGGCGGCGGCTTCGAACCGTCGTGGCGTCCCGACGTAGTCGGCGCTCTCGAACGCGGCTGTGACGTAATCGCCGGCCTGCACTACTTCCTCGCCGAGGACGAGGAGTTCGCCCGACTGGCCGACGAGAACGACTGCGAACTCCGGGACGTGCGCAAACCGCCTGAGGATCTCACGGTCAGCGAGGGCCGGGCCGGCGAGGTCGACGCCGAAGTGATCCTCACCGTCGGCACCGACTGCAACACCGGCAAGATGACGACGACGATGGAACTGGCCCGCGCCGCCGCCGAAGCCGGCCACGACGCCGCCGTCGTGCCGACGGGCCAGACCGGCATCATGATCGAGGGGTGGGGCGTCCCGATCGACCGGACGATCTCGGATTTCACCGCCGGCGCCGTCGAGCGAATGATCCTCGAAGCCGGCGACGACCACGACTACCTCTTCGTCGAGGGGCAGGGTAGCATCGTCCACCCGGCCTACTCGGCGGTGACCTGTGGCATCCTCCACGGCGCGATGGCCGACAGACTGGTGCTCTGTCACGAGGCCGGCCGCGAGGCGATCCACGGCTACGAGGACTTTCCCCTGCCGCCGATCGAGACCTACGTCGACCGGTACGAGAATCTCGCCGCGCCCGTCCACGAAACCGAAGTCGCCGCCGGCGCGCTCAACACCTCGGCGTACGACGAGCCGGCGGCGCTCGACGCCGTCGACGAGTTTGCCGACGCCATCGACGCGCCCGCCGCCGACCCGATCCGACAGGGCGTCGACGACTTACTGGAGGTCCTGCTGTGACGCTCGACGCCGACTTCGAGACGCTCTCGCTCGACACGGAACGTCCATTCACGATCGCCCGCGGGACGACCGAAACCGTCGAGTACCCGCTCGTCAGGATCAGCGACGGCGAGGGCAACGAGGGGATCGGCGGCGCGGCGCCGGCCCGCCACTACGGCGAGACCGCCGAGACGGTGGCGGCCGTCCTCCCCGATCTGCTCGACGCCGTCGCGGAAGTCGGCGATCCCCACGCGCTCGCCCGGATCGAGCGCAGGCTCGCCGAGGTCGTCCAGCGGAACCCCGCCGCCCGCGGCGCCGTCAGCGTCGCGCTCCACGATCTCGCGGCCAAGCGCGCCGGGCTCCCGTTGTACCGGCTGTGGGGACTCGACCCCGACCGGGCGCCCGAGACCTCCTACACCGTCGGCCTCGACGACGTGGAGACGATGGCCAACCACGCCCGCGAGGCGGTCGATCGGGGCTTCTCGACGCTGAAAGTCAAACTCGGAACCGACCGGGACCGCGAGATCGTCCGAACGATCCGCTCGGCCGCGCCCGACGCCGCCCTGCGGGTCGACGCCAACGAGGCGTGGTCCCGCGCCGAGGCCGTTCGGATGGCCGAGTTTCTGGCGGACTTCGGCGTCGAACTGCTCGAACAGCCCGTCCCGGCCGACGAGCCCGACGCCCTGCGCCGGGTCTACGAGGCCTCGCCGCTCCCGATCGCGGCCGACGAGAGCTGTATTCGACTGCCGGACGTGCCCGCCGTCGCCGACCGCGCCGACGTGATCGTCATCAAGCTCTCGAAGTGCGCGAGCCTGCGCGAGGCACGGCGGATGATCCACGCCGCCGAGGCCAACGGGCTCGACGCCATGCTGGGCTGTATGGTCGAGGCCAACCCCTCGATCGCTGCGATGGCCCACCTCGCCCCGCTGGCGACGTACGCCGATCTCGACGGCTCGCTGCTCCTTGACGATGACCCCTTCGACGGCGTCCCGATGCCCGACGGCGAGATCGACCTCGCGGCTCTCGACAGTCCCGGCACCGGCGTCCGCGAGCGATGAGCTGCCGCGGATCAGCCAGCCCTCAGCCCCGGCCGCGGCTGTCGCTACCCAAACCGTAACGGCGGTCCCGCCCGTCGAACCCGCGTATGCAACGGCGACGACTCGGCGACACCGGCTGGAACGTGACGGAGATCGGACTCGGAACGTGGAACGTCGGCTCGGACTGGGGCGACGTGTCCGAGGAGGAAGGCCGCGCCGCGATCCGCGCGGCGCTCGACGAGGGCGTCGACTTCGTCGACACGGCCGACGTGTACGGCGACGGCCGCAGCGAACGGCTCATCCGCGAGGTGCTGGCCGAGCACGACGCCGAGCCGACGGTCGCAACGAAGGCCGGACGCCGCCTCGATCCCCACGTCGCGGCGGACTACGACCGCGAGCACATCGAGCAGTTCGTCGACCGGAGCCGCGAGAACCTCGGCGTCGAGACGCTGGATCTGCTGCAACTGCACTGCCCGCCGACCGACGCCTACTACCAGCCCGAGACGTTCGACGCGCTGGCCGACCTCGCCGACGCCGGCAAGATCGACCAGTACGGCGTCAGCGTCGAGCGCGTCGAGGAGGCGCTCAAGGCCATCGAGTATCCGGGCGTCGAGACGATCCAGATCATCTTCAACCCGTTCCGCCAGCGCCCCGCGGAACTGTTCTTCGAGGAGGCCAAACGCCGCGACATCGGCGTCATCGTGCGCGTCCCGCTCGCCTCGGGCCTGCTGACGGGCAAACTCGACCGTGACACCGAGTTCGCCGAGGACGACCACCGCAACTACAACCGCGACGGCGACGCCTTCGACGTCGGCGAGACGTTCGCGGGCGTCCCCTACGATGTCGGCCTCGACGCCGTCGAGAAACTCCGCCCGCTCGTGCCCGAGGAGATGACGATGGCCCAGTTCACGCTCCGCTGGATTCTCGATCACGACGCCGTCTCGACTGTGATCCCCGGCTCGACCGATCCCGAACACGTCGCTCAGAACGTCGCGGCCGCCGGCTTCGACTCCCTGTCGCACGAAACTCACGGCGCGGTCCGCGACATCTACGACGCCCACGTCCGCGAGCACGTCCACCAGCGCTGGTGAGTCGTCCGTAATTTCTCCCTTGCTAGCGCCGGTCGACGCGTTCGGGCACCGGGCGTGCCGATGCCCGCCGGCCGCCGCTGTCCGCCAGCACTCGCTCGGCGAGCGCGCCGACCGACACTCGTTCCTCGCGCCCGGTTTCGAGCACCCTGACCGGGAGCGTCTCCCCACCTGCTTCGCGGTCCCCGGCGACAGCGACATAGGGCACCCGCTCCCGATCCGCGCGGTCGAGACGTTCGCCGACGGTCGCCTCCCGGGCGTCGATGTCAGCTCGCACGTCCGCCGATCGCAACTCGTCGGCGGCGTCCTCGCAGACGCCGACGTGGCGGTCGTCGATCGGCACCAGCCGAACCTGTGTCGGTGCCAACCAGACCGGCAGTCCGACGCGTTCGGACGCCGTCGCGCGGACCGCGAGCGCGGCGATCGTCCCCTCCACGTCACCGACCGGCGCGGCGTGGACCAGCACCGGTGGCTCCTCATTCACCTCCGCTTCGATGCCAAAGCGCGTCGGCGTCGCGGTGTCGAGTTCGACGCTTCCGAACTGCCGATCACGGCCGTCCTCGCGCGCGGCGACGAACGACAGCCGCGCCGCCCAGTACCGGGCGTCGTCGGGAACCGTCTCGACGCGCACCTCGCCGTCGAGACCGGCGTCGAGTTGGTCGGCGAACTGGGGGTGCTCGCGCTCGAACGACTCGGTAAGCTGTAGCTCCCCCGAAGCGGTCGAATCGAGCGCAGCCGTCGCGTCTGCGGCGACGCCCGCGAGCGTCTGGAACGACTCGATCGCTCCCGCCTCGTCCGGGAACCGGCCGTGGTACTCCGGGCGAACTCGTTGGCCGAACGGCTCCGGTCCGACGTTGGCAGCCACCGCCGGTGACCAGCGGACGGTCTCGGAAAACTCGGATGGCCCACCGTCGGCATCCGCGAGGGACGACAGGACGCCGCCGTGGAGGCCCGGCCGGAGCAGTTGGTCGTCGTCTGCCGGGCCGACGATCGCATCGGTCACGGCGGCGTCGTCTTGTCGATCAGCAGCCGAAACGTCACCCCGCCGGTCGGCGGCCGCGTGGACGCCGATGTCGGGCGTCGACACAGTGGCGGCGCCGGCATCTGCGAGCACTTTGGCGGCGTGCCGTTCGATCGCCGTTCGGAGGAACTGTCCTCTGGGATGCCAGCGAACGACTCGTTCGTTGGTCGCGGGATCGGCTGTCGCCAGCCCGAGCGTCGAGAGCGCGTCGACCGTCTCGGCGTCGCCGTGGCGGCCCCGGCCATCTCCCCGCTGGGGCACTACGCGCCGAGATTGCTCGGCGAAGGGATGGCCCTTGCGCTTGCACTCGATTGCAAGCCGCCAGCCGACGGGCGCCCGAAGCAGCTCTCGGTCGCCGTCGAGCGCGCTTTCGACGGCCGCCAGCGCCGCCGCGGCGACCGCTGCCGGCGCGGGGTCGTCGAGTAGTCCCTCTTTCGGGAGCACCGCGATGGCGTCTGTGCCCAGTTTGTCGGCAATAGCATCAATCTCCGTGGCGGCCGCCTTCGCGGCGGCGTCGATGTCGGCCCGATCTTCCCGCTCGACGCCGACGAAGGCGACGACGCACTCACCCAGTTCGCCCGCCGTCGGCGCTGTGGCCGGGCTCTCGGCGTCCCCGAGGCCGGCCGGGTTTTCGGCGTTCCCGGGGCCGGCCGGCTGGACGGCCTCGTAGGCGACGCGATCGGCGTGGACGGCGAGCAATCGCATAGCTGGTCCTCTCGTCGGACGGCAAAAAATCGCACGGAGCGGCGGCTTTCCGGGCTCGGGCTAGTGGAACTCAGGAGCTCTGGTCGCGGTCCTTGAGGTCACTCAGCTCGGATTCGATCTCCTCGTCGGAGATGTCGGCGCCGCCCTCGCTTTCGGACAGTTCGGCCTCTAGATCGGTCGGTGCGTCCTCGACCTCGGGACCGCCATCGGTGCTGGATTCGGACTCCTTGTCCATGTCGGCTTTCAGCGTCTCCAGTTCGGCGTCGACCTGCCCCTGCGTGGTGACGTCTTCGAGTTCGCGTTCGAGGTCGCTCTTATCCGAAAGCTGGTCTTCGAGGACGCCTTCCTCCTGCAGTTCGTCGAGTGCGGCCGAGCGGGCCTCCAGTTCCTCGGTGTTTTCCTCTGCGCGCTCGATTGCGCGATTGACGTCTTGGAACTGGTCGCCGGCGCCCGTCACGGCCTCGGAGACGCGCGCGCTGGCCTCGGCGGCCTCGTGGCGCGCCTTGATCGTCTCCTTTTTCGTCCGGAACTCCTCGATGCGCTGCTGGAGCGTCTCCTTTTGCTCCGCCAACTGGTCTTGGGTCTGCTGGAGTTCGGCGATCTGACCCTCCAACTCCTCGATCTGGGTCATCTTCGTCTTCTTTTTCTCCAGCGCCTGCCGGGCCAGATCCTCCCGATCCTGCGAGACGGCCTGCCGGGCCTGCTCGTTGTGTTTCTCGACGTTTTCTTCGAGCCGGCGCTTTTGCATCTCCAGACGCTTTTTCTGGGTCGTCAGGTCTGCGATCCCCTTTTTCACGTCCTGCAGCTCGTCGCGCAACTGCTCGTAGGAGTAATCGAGCGTCTCAGAGGGGTCTTCGGCCCTGTTGAGAACTGCGTTGATCTTCGATCGGATGACGTACGAGGCGCGCGAGAGTACTCCCATACAAACAGTTGAAGACCCGGCGAGTAAAAACACCACCGACAATATTGGCCGTTGTCACGATCTGCACGATGTCACGACCAGTGCTCCTCCCCGGGACGCGAGACGCACGGGGTCGACTCGACGAGGCCGGCGGCGACGCCGCCGTGGTCGCGTGTCCGCCCCATCCACAACACGGCGGCAGCCGCGCCGATCCGCGGCTTCGAGCCGTCTCGGACGCCCTCGTCGAGCGCGGCATCGACTGCTTGCGCTTCGACTACGGCCCGTGGGACGAGGGCGTCGGCGAGCGCACCGACGCCAGCGCCGCCGTCGACTGGGCCGCCGACCGCTACGACGCCGTCGGCCTGTTCGGCTACAGCTTCGGCGCCGCCATCGCGCTGGCGACGGCCGCAGCCCCGAGTTCCGCCCCTGCCGACGCCCCGCCTCACGACGGCGTCGACGCGCTCTCGGCGCTCGCCCCGCCGGCTTCACTCGGCGACGATCTCGACGCCGTCGCGGCGCTCGACCGCATCGAGTGTCCGGTCCAGATCGTCGCCGGCGAGCGCGACGACACCGTCGACTGGGCGCCGGTCGCTGCGCGTGCGGCCGAACTGGGTCACGCGGTCGACCGCCGGGCCGCCGATCACTTCTTCGTCGGCCGGTACGACGAGATCGCCCGCCGCGTCGCGGCGTTTCTGGCGCCGCGGCTCGACGCCTGAGTCAGGCGTCTGCGTCGGGATGGTCTTCGGCCGCGTGCTCGATCCCGGTCACCTCGATGCGTGTCCCCCCAGCATCACCCTCTCCGACCGAGACTGACCACCCGTGAGCGTCGGCGATCTCCTCGACGATCGCCAGCCCGAACCCGGTGCCGTCCTCGCGTGTGGTGTAGGCCGGCTCGAAGACGTGCTCGCGCTCCCCGCACGGGATTCCGGGGCCGTCGTCGACCACTGCGAATCCGCCCGCCGAATTCGCCTGACGATCGCTGCCCGCGGCTTGCCCATCGAGTATCTCGACCGCGACTGCGGTGCCGTCGCCGCCGTGTTCCACTGCGTTCGAGAGCAGGCTCTCCAGTAGCTGTCGAAGCTGTGCCCTGTCAGCTCGGATGACGGCGTCGCCGTCCGGCCGTTCGAGCGTGGCTTCGGGCGTCCCGACGACTTCCCACGCCTGCTCGGCGAGCGCGGCCAGCGACACCGACTCGGGGTCGATCTCACCCCGCCCGTATCTGGAGAGCGCGAGTACGTCGTCGACGATGTCGCTCGCTCTCTCGATCGCGTCCGTGATCGCCGAGAGATGCTCGTCGACGGCCGCGCCGTCCGGGTCCTCCGCTTGCTCCAGCGAGCGCAGGTGATCGCGTGCGGCCGTCAGCGGCGTTCGGATATCGTGCGTCACGACATCGGCAAACTCCTCTAACCGTTCGGTCTTTCGGCGCAACTCTCGCTGGGTGCGTTTGCGCTCTGTGATCTCCCGCGTGACGCCGACCAGTCCCGTCACCTCGCCGCCGTCACGGAGTGGTACCTTCGAGGTGAGATTCCACTGTTCCAGCAACGGCAAGTGCTCCTCTTTGTCCAGCACCGACGCGCCGTTTTGTATCACCTGCAGGTCGTCTTCGTAGGCTTGTCTGGCGTGTTTATCGGCCACTTCGTCGATCTCCAGATCCGTCTTGCCGACGTAGGCCTCGCTCCGGTCGAGATGTTCGCTCACCCGCTGGTGGACGGCGTCGCCGTCTTTGACGTACAGGTGGACCGGGATACGTTCGAAGATAGCGTCGAGCAGTGCGGCGTCGCGCTGGGCCTGTGCCACTGAGTCCGTCGCGGCGGTCGTCGACGCCGTCCCGTCCTCGGCGTCGATCCGCCGGTCGGTCACGTCGACGACGAACCCCTCCAGCACCGACGAGTCGTCTCGGCTCACGGTCATTCGGTCGCGGACGCGCCGGGACGTGCCGTCCGTCCGGCGGATTCGGTAGGTCTCCTCGACGCATTCGCCGGGCGCTGCCCCCGCGACGGCGTCCCGAAGCGCGGCCCTGTCGTCGGGAGCGACCGCGTCGAGCCAGCCCCGGTCGGCCAGCGTGTCGGCCGCACAGCCTGTCAGCGCCTCGACCTCGTCGCTGGCATCGAGAAGCGTCTGCTCGCCCGCCCGCTGTCGTCGGTAGGTGATGCCGTCGGTCGACTCGACGACCGAGTCGAGCACCGTCTCGACGGGGGCGTCGGTCATTCTCGCTCCTCCGTTGCGGTTTGGTCAGTGGTATCTGTGTTTGGTTCTTCGACGCCGGTAATCTCGAACCGGGCGCCCCCGTACTCCTCGCTGCCGTCGCCGGGCTGGCCGCCGCCGACCGAGATCGACCAGCCGTGAGCGTCGACCACTTCCTCGACGATGCCGAGCCCGAGTCCGGCGCCCGACTCGCTGGTCGTGTACGCGGTCTCGAAGATCTGCTCGCGTTTCTCGGCCGGGATGCCCGGGCCGTCGTCGACGACGGCGACTCCCGTCGGCAGCAACTCGACTGCGATCAACGGTCCGTCGTCGCGGGCCGGTGCCGATTTTCGGGCAGGAGGTTGTGAGCTCGACGCTGTCCCGTGCTCGACGGCGTTCTTGAACAGGTTCTCCAGCAGCCGCGAGAGCTGCGATCGGTCGGCAAGTATTTCGCGATCCTCGTCCGGTAGCGACAGTGTCGCTGTCCCCGTCGCCACGCTTCGCCAAGCGCTCTGTGCGACGCCGCACATCGAGACTGGTTCGAGATCGAGCGCCAACTCTCGTCGGGAGAGTGCGAGCACGTCGTCGACGATGTCGTCGGCGCGTCCGAGTGCGTCGGCCACCTCGATGAGATACTCCTCGCGATCGTCGGCGTCGCGCGCGAGTTCGGCGTACCCCATGGCGACCGAGAGCGGGTTCTGGATGTCGTGGCTCACGATGTCGGCAAACTCCTCCAGCCGCTCGGTCTTTCGGTGTAGCTCCTGTTGAGCGCGCTTGCGTTCGGTAATCCGTCGCGTGACGCCGATCAGTCCCGTCACCTCGCCATCGGCGTCTCGAATCGGCACCTTCGAGGTGAGATTCCAGTGGTCGATCTTCGGGAGATACTCCTCTTCGTCGATGACCGGCTCGCCGGTCTCGATCACCTGCATATCGGTCTCGGTCGCCCGCCGTCCGTGCTCGTCGTCCACGAACTCGAGGTCGGCGTCGCGCTTGCCGATCAGTTCGTCCGAGCGCTCGAGAAAGTCGCTGACTTTCCGGTGGCGTCCCGCCGTATCTTTGACGTAGATGTGGACGGGGACCGCCTCGAGGATGTCTGCCAGCAGCTCGGCGTCGGCTCGGTCGTGGGCGATGCCCTCGGTCGCGTCGAGGACGATTCCGTCGATCGTCGCCCCGTCGTCGGCGATCGTCAGCCGATCGGTTACCCAGCGCTCCTCGCCGCCCTCACATTGGATCCGGTAGGTCGCCTCGGCCTCTTCGCCCGGAGTCGCGTCCTCGATGGTCGCGCGAAGCCCCGCCCGGTCGTCAGGGTGAACGAGATCGAGCCACCCCCGCTCGTCGCCATCGAGCGCGTCGGCGCCGTAGCCCGTCAGCGACTCGATGCCGTCAGTCGCTGCCGCGATCGGCTGGTCGCCGTCGGCGTCCCGCCGGTACACCGTCCCCGGCATCGCGGC
The Natronoarchaeum philippinense DNA segment above includes these coding regions:
- a CDS encoding ATP-binding protein, which translates into the protein MTPRRGAPGDQHGEDRPLSDALASTVAAMPGTVYRRDADGDQPIAAATDGIESLTGYGADALDGDERGWLDLVHPDDRAGLRATIEDATPGEEAEATYRIQCEGGEERWVTDRLTIADDGATIDGIVLDATEGIAHDRADAELLADILEAVPVHIYVKDTAGRHRKVSDFLERSDELIGKRDADLEFVDDEHGRRATETDMQVIETGEPVIDEEEYLPKIDHWNLTSKVPIRDADGEVTGLIGVTRRITERKRAQQELHRKTERLEEFADIVSHDIQNPLSVAMGYAELARDADDREEYLIEVADALGRADDIVDDVLALSRRELALDLEPVSMCGVAQSAWRSVATGTATLSLPDEDREILADRSQLSRLLENLFKNAVEHGTASSSQPPARKSAPARDDGPLIAVELLPTGVAVVDDGPGIPAEKREQIFETAYTTSESGAGLGLGIVEEVVDAHGWSISVGGGQPGDGSEEYGGARFEITGVEEPNTDTTDQTATEERE